From Acidobacteriota bacterium, a single genomic window includes:
- a CDS encoding pitrilysin family protein, whose translation MQIPYTKRTLSNGLDVIVHEDHQLPMVAVNLWYHVGSKNERPGRTGFAHLFEHLMFEGSAHHDHGYFPPMQRAGGLINGSTSTDRTNYWEVVPTGSLELALWMESDRMGYLLPALTEEKFTNQREVVLNERRQNYENRPYGMAGIALSSAMFAPDHPYHWPTIGAPEDLRAATLQDVHAFFQAFYHPANASLALAGDLATEQAFDLAERFFGDLPAGPVPAPVRADAALAASASLVLEDRVELPRLYLAWHSPAMFADDDAGLDVAADVLAHGKTSRLYKLLVYERRVATDVSAYQQSREIGGMFQVACTAAAGVSLAELEAAIRTAVTQIATGGPTPAEMERALAQTEAQFLYRLQTIGGFGGKSDQLNAYNTYLGDPGYFARDRQRYETITADEVAVAARRWLQDAPSVALSVVPRGRRELALPGAVEVHVS comes from the coding sequence ATGCAGATACCGTATACCAAACGCACCCTTTCGAACGGCCTCGACGTGATCGTGCATGAGGATCATCAGCTGCCAATGGTGGCGGTGAACTTGTGGTACCACGTCGGCTCCAAGAACGAACGCCCCGGCCGCACCGGCTTCGCGCACCTGTTCGAGCACCTGATGTTCGAGGGCTCGGCGCACCACGACCACGGCTACTTTCCGCCCATGCAGCGGGCCGGCGGACTGATCAACGGGTCAACGAGCACCGATCGCACCAACTACTGGGAGGTCGTGCCCACGGGATCCCTCGAACTCGCGTTATGGATGGAATCCGATCGCATGGGCTACCTGTTGCCCGCGCTGACCGAGGAGAAGTTCACCAACCAGCGCGAGGTGGTCCTGAACGAGCGCCGGCAGAACTACGAGAACCGGCCGTACGGCATGGCCGGCATCGCGCTGTCGTCGGCGATGTTCGCGCCCGACCATCCGTATCACTGGCCGACCATCGGCGCGCCCGAGGACTTACGGGCGGCGACGCTGCAGGATGTGCACGCGTTCTTCCAGGCGTTCTACCACCCGGCCAACGCCTCGCTGGCGCTGGCCGGCGACCTCGCAACCGAACAGGCTTTTGACCTGGCCGAGCGGTTCTTCGGCGATTTGCCGGCCGGGCCGGTGCCAGCCCCGGTGCGCGCCGACGCCGCGCTGGCGGCGAGCGCCAGCCTCGTACTCGAGGACCGCGTGGAGCTGCCGCGCCTCTACCTGGCCTGGCACTCGCCGGCGATGTTCGCCGACGACGACGCGGGGCTCGACGTGGCGGCCGACGTACTGGCGCACGGCAAGACCTCGCGGTTGTACAAGCTCCTGGTTTACGAACGCCGCGTGGCCACCGACGTGTCGGCGTACCAGCAGTCGCGGGAGATCGGCGGCATGTTCCAGGTGGCGTGTACCGCCGCCGCCGGCGTGTCGCTGGCCGAACTCGAGGCGGCCATTCGCACAGCGGTGACGCAGATTGCGACCGGCGGCCCGACGCCCGCCGAGATGGAACGCGCGCTGGCGCAGACCGAGGCGCAGTTCCTGTATCGCCTTCAGACCATTGGCGGCTTTGGCGGCAAGTCGGATCAGCTGAACGCGTACAACACCTATCTCGGCGATCCCGGCTACTTCGCTCGCGATCGGCAGCGCTACGAGACGATTACGGCCGACGAGGTTGCGGTCGCCGCGCGGCGCTGGCTGCAAGATGCGCCGTCGGTGGCCCTGAGCGTTGTCCCGCGAGGCCGCCGCGAGTTGGCGTTGCCTGGCGCGGTCGAGGTGCACGTCTCATGA
- the yidD gene encoding membrane protein insertion efficiency factor YidD, whose product MTTHAAVGGIHLYQATLSPLYSRMGVDCRFEPTCSHYGEAVIKRYGIARGGVMAIRRVFRCGPWTPSGTKDPAPLAP is encoded by the coding sequence CTGACCACCCACGCCGCGGTCGGCGGCATTCACCTTTACCAGGCCACGCTGTCGCCGCTCTACAGTCGCATGGGCGTCGACTGCCGCTTCGAACCGACGTGCAGCCATTACGGTGAAGCGGTGATCAAGAGATACGGGATTGCTCGCGGCGGCGTGATGGCCATCAGACGCGTCTTCCGCTGCGGTCCCTGGACCCCCTCCGGCACCAAAGACCCCGCACCTTTGGCACCCTAG
- a CDS encoding Mrp/NBP35 family ATP-binding protein: MTSELVLAALRGVHDPDLQTDIVSLKFVKHVEVADGRAAFTIELSSPSVAARDQVRERALAAVAAVPGITSLDVTMAFSVRSASAPEHGKPPLPGVKNVIAVGAGKGGVGKTTVAVNLAVSLSKLGAKVGILDGDIYGPNVPIMFGLQAQLQMDGKMIRPAEKYGIQIVSMGFLAQDEAPMIWRGPMLHSAIQQFCRDVAWKELDYLIVDMPPGTGDVALSLSQTVPAAGAIVVTTPQQVSLADSKRAVRMYQKLNIPTLGMVENMAFYECTSCHHEADIFGHGGGEQMAQQLEVPFLGRLPIYQPIRVGGDRGIPLVIAEPESVAAKAFTALAEATVIQIAVAAQKNAVTHKGKIPLVQVK, encoded by the coding sequence ATGACATCGGAATTGGTCCTGGCGGCGCTCAGGGGCGTCCACGACCCCGACCTGCAGACCGACATCGTGTCGCTCAAGTTCGTCAAGCACGTCGAGGTCGCCGACGGCCGCGCTGCCTTCACGATCGAATTGTCGAGTCCCTCGGTGGCCGCCCGGGACCAAGTGCGCGAGCGCGCCCTGGCCGCGGTGGCCGCGGTGCCCGGCATCACCAGCCTCGACGTGACCATGGCGTTTTCGGTGCGCTCGGCCTCGGCGCCCGAACACGGCAAGCCGCCCCTGCCCGGCGTCAAGAACGTGATCGCGGTCGGCGCCGGCAAGGGCGGCGTCGGCAAGACCACCGTGGCCGTCAACCTGGCCGTGTCGCTCTCGAAGCTCGGCGCCAAGGTCGGCATTCTCGACGGCGACATCTACGGGCCCAACGTCCCGATCATGTTCGGCCTGCAGGCGCAGCTGCAGATGGACGGCAAGATGATCCGGCCGGCCGAGAAGTACGGCATCCAGATCGTGTCAATGGGCTTCCTGGCCCAGGACGAAGCGCCGATGATCTGGCGCGGGCCGATGCTGCACAGCGCCATCCAGCAGTTCTGCCGGGACGTGGCGTGGAAGGAACTGGATTACCTGATCGTGGACATGCCGCCCGGCACCGGCGACGTCGCGCTGTCGCTCAGCCAGACCGTGCCGGCGGCCGGCGCCATTGTCGTGACCACACCGCAGCAGGTGTCGCTCGCCGACAGCAAGCGTGCCGTGCGGATGTACCAGAAACTCAACATCCCCACGCTCGGCATGGTCGAGAACATGGCCTTCTACGAGTGCACCAGCTGCCACCACGAGGCCGACATCTTCGGGCACGGCGGCGGCGAGCAAATGGCCCAGCAGCTCGAGGTGCCGTTCCTGGGCCGCCTGCCAATCTACCAGCCCATTCGCGTCGGCGGCGATCGCGGCATCCCGCTGGTGATTGCCGAGCCCGAGAGTGTCGCCGCCAAGGCGTTCACCGCGCTGGCCGAGGCGACCGTGATTCAGATCGCCGTGGCGGCGCAGAAGAACGCCGTGACGCACAAGGGCAAGATCCCACTCGTGCAGGTCAAGTGA
- a CDS encoding MFS transporter has protein sequence MSSPWTMLGVVSLAQFLGMTLWFSATAVTPLLVREFDMPSSHAAWLTMAVQAGFVAGTLASALGNLADILNPRTLMFAGALAGAAANAAVIVAPGSWSVIALRFLTGASLALVYPPGMKIAAGWFRERRGFALGLLIGALTLGKAVPHLLTALFGSNWQQPMLLASALAAIGGVLVLAVVRDGPYVAATAPFDPHAIRKILASRGARLATFGYLGHMWELYAMWTWIAVFAAASFTASGLTNASAAASVAAFLAIGSGAAGCGVAGYLADRFGKARIAMWAMLASAACAALTVVTFGGTPFWLYALVMVWGFAVVADSAQFSALVSEHAPKEHVGTALTMQTCVGFLLTMVTIELLPRLAEAVGWQWASLLLVPGPLLGAWAMARLNRA, from the coding sequence ATGTCATCCCCGTGGACCATGCTCGGGGTCGTTTCCCTGGCCCAGTTCCTCGGGATGACGCTGTGGTTTTCGGCGACGGCGGTGACGCCCCTGCTGGTCCGCGAGTTCGACATGCCATCCAGTCACGCCGCGTGGCTGACCATGGCTGTGCAGGCGGGCTTCGTGGCCGGCACGCTCGCCAGCGCGCTCGGCAATCTGGCCGACATCCTGAACCCGCGCACGCTGATGTTCGCGGGGGCGCTCGCGGGCGCGGCCGCCAACGCGGCCGTGATCGTGGCACCCGGCTCTTGGTCGGTGATTGCGCTCCGCTTTCTCACGGGCGCGTCGCTGGCGCTGGTCTATCCGCCGGGTATGAAGATCGCGGCCGGCTGGTTTCGCGAGCGGCGCGGCTTTGCGCTCGGCCTGCTGATCGGCGCGCTCACGCTGGGCAAGGCCGTCCCTCATCTGCTGACGGCGCTGTTCGGCAGCAACTGGCAACAGCCCATGCTGCTGGCGTCGGCGCTGGCCGCCATCGGCGGGGTCCTCGTGCTGGCGGTCGTGCGCGACGGCCCGTATGTCGCCGCCACCGCGCCATTCGACCCGCATGCGATCCGGAAGATCCTCGCCAGCCGCGGCGCGCGGTTGGCCACGTTCGGCTACCTGGGCCACATGTGGGAGCTCTACGCCATGTGGACGTGGATCGCGGTCTTCGCGGCGGCGAGCTTCACCGCGTCGGGACTGACCAATGCGAGCGCGGCCGCCTCGGTCGCCGCGTTCCTCGCCATTGGCAGCGGCGCGGCCGGCTGCGGCGTGGCCGGCTACCTCGCCGATCGCTTCGGCAAGGCGCGCATCGCCATGTGGGCCATGCTCGCCAGCGCCGCCTGCGCCGCCCTCACCGTCGTCACCTTCGGCGGCACGCCGTTCTGGCTCTACGCGCTGGTCATGGTGTGGGGCTTTGCCGTGGTCGCCGACTCGGCGCAGTTCTCGGCGCTCGTGAGCGAACACGCGCCGAAGGAACACGTCGGCACCGCGCTGACGATGCAGACGTGCGTCGGCTTTCTGTTGACGATGGTGACGATCGAATTGCTCCCGCGCCTCGCGGAGGCCGTGGGCTGGCAATGGGCGTCGCTGTTGCTCGTCCCGGGACCATTGCTTGGAGCCTGGGCTATGGCGAGGCTGAATCGAGCCTGA